A region of Paenibacillus sp. 37 DNA encodes the following proteins:
- a CDS encoding family 43 glycosylhydrolase, whose product MKRYWVRVLNISVLSTTLLTATTLAPVSVFANGSAATVGNSQTSTTPLANPATSFKNVSVHDPSVIKVDDTFYIFGSHLQVAKSKDFLNWDLVASGVTDNNPVVPNVTKEFAEALEWAQTDTLWAADVIQLADGKFYMYYNACKGDSPRSALGIAVADNIEGPYKDQGILLKSGMWDQISEDGTIYDATIHPNVVDPDVFYDKNGKLWMVYGSYSGGIFILEMDATTGKPLPNQGYGKKLTGGNHSRIEAPYMLYSPETDYYYLYLSYGGLGADGGYNIRVARSQSPDGPFLDAEGNDMINVKADKDKPLFDDRSIEPFGVKLMGNFLFERQIGDPGTGLGSGYVSPGHNSAYVDPETGKQFLIFHTRFPGRGEEHEVRVHEMHMNADGWPVVSPYRYAALGEDTTQLTTQEIAGQYQWVNHGKDITADIKPSQTVQFTADGQIQGAVTGTWSLGADNKVQITSNNVVYKGVFTHEWNSESQSTVLTFSALSSSGIAIWGSQGVERSDQDIVDAVKKDLNISNTDHVFFNLSLPTKGTSDADITWKSSNASALSTTGVVQRPRAGKGDAKVKLTATIRKGTAVSSKTFNVIIPQQAVSPLLGEYTFEHKKLGKVAQDYSKNEYHGQAFNVVSSAASGKNQAATFNGTDSYIQLPGLVTDTTDFTFSAWVNWDGGGPWQRIFDFGNGLTRHMFLTPSQHNGALQFTIHNEGRDQSIIAADPLPSKEWVHVAVTLQGDVGTLYVNGTSVASSTEITFNPKDLQVTEAYVGKSRYTADPFYKGSLDNVKVYDKALTAKEIQRQAKEKP is encoded by the coding sequence ATGAAACGTTATTGGGTTCGCGTACTTAACATTTCTGTACTAAGCACCACTCTACTTACTGCAACAACTTTGGCACCGGTCTCGGTGTTCGCAAATGGTTCAGCGGCAACCGTGGGTAACTCGCAGACTTCCACCACACCTCTCGCAAATCCTGCTACATCATTCAAAAATGTTTCCGTTCATGACCCATCTGTCATTAAGGTGGATGATACGTTTTATATTTTTGGTTCACACTTGCAAGTGGCCAAGTCTAAAGACTTTCTGAACTGGGATCTCGTCGCATCGGGTGTTACGGATAACAATCCTGTTGTCCCCAATGTAACCAAGGAATTCGCTGAAGCGCTGGAATGGGCGCAGACAGATACGTTATGGGCAGCAGATGTCATTCAATTGGCGGACGGCAAATTTTATATGTACTACAATGCTTGTAAAGGGGACTCTCCGCGATCAGCACTTGGCATTGCTGTCGCAGACAATATCGAAGGCCCTTATAAGGATCAAGGCATTCTGTTGAAATCCGGCATGTGGGATCAGATCAGTGAGGATGGTACCATTTACGATGCCACGATCCATCCCAATGTGGTCGATCCTGATGTCTTTTATGATAAAAACGGCAAGTTATGGATGGTGTATGGCTCGTATTCCGGAGGGATTTTCATTCTGGAGATGGATGCAACGACAGGTAAACCACTGCCAAATCAAGGTTATGGCAAGAAGCTGACCGGAGGCAATCATAGTCGTATTGAAGCCCCTTATATGCTCTACAGTCCCGAAACCGATTATTATTATCTGTACCTGTCTTACGGTGGACTAGGTGCTGATGGAGGATACAACATTCGTGTTGCTCGCTCCCAATCACCGGATGGGCCTTTCCTCGATGCGGAAGGAAACGATATGATCAACGTTAAAGCGGACAAGGATAAACCGTTGTTTGATGATCGTTCTATTGAGCCTTTTGGAGTCAAATTGATGGGGAACTTCCTGTTCGAGAGACAGATCGGTGATCCGGGCACAGGCCTGGGTAGCGGCTATGTATCGCCAGGGCATAACTCTGCTTATGTTGATCCGGAGACTGGCAAACAGTTTCTCATCTTCCATACCCGCTTTCCAGGGCGTGGCGAAGAGCATGAAGTTCGCGTACATGAGATGCATATGAATGCAGACGGTTGGCCCGTCGTTTCTCCATATCGCTATGCGGCTTTGGGAGAAGATACCACCCAGCTGACAACTCAGGAGATCGCTGGTCAGTACCAATGGGTGAATCATGGTAAGGACATCACAGCGGACATCAAGCCATCCCAGACCGTTCAGTTCACGGCAGATGGGCAGATTCAGGGTGCCGTGACAGGAACATGGAGTCTTGGTGCAGACAACAAGGTTCAGATCACTTCGAATAACGTTGTGTACAAAGGCGTCTTCACACATGAATGGAACTCGGAATCTCAAAGTACGGTTCTGACCTTTAGCGCCCTCTCCTCCTCCGGGATTGCCATCTGGGGAAGTCAAGGTGTTGAACGGAGTGATCAAGACATTGTAGATGCAGTGAAAAAGGATCTGAACATTAGCAATACGGATCACGTGTTCTTCAATCTGTCTCTGCCTACCAAAGGAACAAGTGATGCAGACATTACGTGGAAAAGCTCCAATGCTTCGGCTCTATCCACTACAGGTGTAGTGCAGCGACCACGCGCTGGTAAGGGCGATGCCAAAGTGAAATTAACCGCCACGATTCGTAAAGGAACTGCGGTAAGCTCCAAAACGTTTAACGTTATCATTCCACAGCAAGCGGTAAGCCCATTGCTCGGGGAGTATACTTTTGAACACAAGAAACTTGGCAAAGTCGCACAGGATTACAGCAAAAACGAATATCACGGGCAAGCCTTTAACGTGGTCAGTTCTGCTGCAAGTGGCAAAAATCAGGCTGCCACATTTAACGGAACCGACAGTTACATTCAGTTACCTGGACTCGTTACAGACACAACAGATTTCACGTTTAGCGCTTGGGTTAATTGGGATGGCGGCGGGCCCTGGCAGCGTATTTTCGACTTTGGAAATGGCTTGACGAGGCATATGTTCCTTACACCATCCCAGCATAATGGGGCATTACAATTCACCATTCATAATGAGGGACGGGATCAGAGCATCATTGCCGCAGATCCACTGCCTTCTAAAGAGTGGGTTCATGTCGCTGTAACCCTTCAGGGTGATGTGGGAACTCTGTATGTGAATGGTACATCGGTTGCAAGCAGCACTGAGATCACCTTTAACCCGAAAGATCTACAGGTAACCGAAGCTTATGTAGGCAAGAGTCGTTATACGGCTGATCCGTTCTACAAAGGCAGCTTGGATAATGTAAAAGTATATGATAAAGCTTTAACAGCCAAGGAAATCCAGCGTCAGGCCAAAGAAAAGCCATAA
- a CDS encoding alpha-L-arabinofuranosidase C-terminal domain-containing protein — protein sequence MSTYQNQLIAQYTFEDAGQIGKDSSGKGHDGIAKGEILPVVSELKGRSAVTFNGGANGTSYLQLPSNLLRDVSDNTGVTIATWVFLGKGSNVWERIFDFGKGEKGPYLFLTRQLLGTLYAGDNLVVHPSGGVASGEWMHIALSVAGSQGGTLSSAGPIVYVNGEKAADGSISQTSSGNYAKLREWFDSFTDPENYSQNYIGRSQYAADVDFAGSLSDFRIYGAALTMDEVIEVMCESLTDEAIVKLAADKYLSFPNRIITKDVSLPAHLLGDKVTVQWSSSNPEVLSENGEVQAITSAQEVTLRALLNRGDRKLSHSFDVSVVPAHLPPYTVTIHGDQKVADISEVMYGLFYEDINNAADGGIYAELVQNRSFESFTFDTYSHDSGECGCSTGRNREPLFAWSGDTDKMLVQHTDGLNVHFNVEDPEVNAYYVTVQDGATIRNRGFSDSNQYCAMSIKQGETYDFTVWAKAELAGTITVQLQDREDTSISDSVTLHVEGGNTWKKYGLSLTGTETVLGQLALTFAGDISVDMVSLVPQNVWGSDPTEEGISATAHANYTGNPNYRLRKDLIQALADLHPKFLRFPGGCISEGSFIWDNVYDWKDSVGPVELRKENYNVWGYMMTMGLGYMEYFQLAEDLNAAPVPVMACGVLCQARSDYAHPAGGALRDYYIRNFTDLIDFALSTDFEHNEWAGVRSQMGHPEPFDLRYLGVGNENWGTEFFANFEVFKRSIDDYMKQNYPDHELHIISTVGAQADDNAYQEGWKFLSGNLTGSAQVAFADGTEVIEETVTWYENQDNYMDTIADEHYYRSNEYLLNNVDRYNYYDRAYHEDGSIDWKETSKVFVGEYASTDKNTLAGAVAEAAIMTGFENNADVVRLAAYAPLFNKVLTDGTYRWTPDCIWFDDETVWYTPNYYVQQLFAKYVGDQVLETSFSTYSKGKPLSLIPRGGIEIATGNAEIVVKRVTVTSNVDGSLMFDEDFRERTEPSEAWIPIPGSEGYTLNAGRGLSLSAQTSGLNGLYLLNDEWTNYKVHVEAERISGEDGFYIGVGLTDISPENKDVIEYAISYGGNATGVKVYKQGIEGYTLGDYSSSSAAGNLRAANYEPLENGTDYTITVNYGGDTGKNLICSYTDGRNISKVLDYKLEAYNREVFHSVTKDERHVYVKLVNADGVDKSTWICLQDLKVDASARLITLTGEDHLVHIPNVNQKNDEKVIPQEQQIKLNGESVIVGLSAHSVNVLIMDLL from the coding sequence ATGAGCACATATCAAAATCAATTAATCGCACAATACACGTTCGAAGATGCCGGTCAGATCGGGAAGGACAGCTCCGGTAAGGGACATGATGGTATAGCCAAAGGTGAGATCCTACCTGTGGTATCCGAGTTGAAAGGAAGATCCGCGGTGACTTTCAACGGGGGAGCGAATGGAACTTCTTATCTGCAACTACCCTCGAATCTGCTTCGGGATGTAAGCGATAACACAGGAGTTACGATTGCCACTTGGGTGTTTCTGGGCAAGGGGTCCAATGTGTGGGAACGCATTTTTGACTTTGGTAAAGGGGAGAAGGGACCGTATTTATTTTTGACACGTCAGCTTCTGGGTACGTTATATGCCGGAGATAATCTGGTTGTTCATCCAAGTGGGGGAGTTGCAAGCGGTGAATGGATGCATATTGCACTCTCCGTGGCAGGCAGCCAAGGGGGGACGCTCAGCAGTGCGGGTCCAATTGTATATGTGAATGGGGAGAAGGCCGCAGACGGCTCGATCAGTCAGACATCCAGTGGCAATTATGCCAAACTGCGCGAATGGTTTGATTCGTTCACTGATCCTGAGAATTATAGCCAGAATTATATTGGACGCTCCCAGTATGCAGCGGATGTGGATTTTGCAGGTTCGTTATCCGACTTTCGGATCTATGGGGCAGCGCTCACCATGGATGAAGTTATTGAAGTGATGTGTGAATCACTGACAGATGAAGCGATTGTGAAGCTTGCGGCAGACAAGTATTTGTCCTTCCCCAACCGAATTATCACCAAAGATGTGTCACTGCCCGCACATTTGCTGGGTGATAAAGTGACGGTTCAGTGGAGTTCCAGTAATCCGGAAGTCCTGTCTGAGAATGGAGAGGTTCAGGCAATTACATCCGCACAAGAGGTTACGCTCCGTGCGCTTCTGAACAGAGGTGATCGTAAGCTGAGCCACAGCTTTGACGTGTCTGTTGTGCCGGCGCATCTTCCGCCTTATACGGTCACCATCCATGGAGATCAGAAGGTGGCTGACATCAGTGAAGTGATGTATGGTTTGTTCTATGAGGATATTAATAACGCGGCAGATGGCGGTATCTATGCGGAGCTTGTCCAGAATCGATCATTTGAATCTTTTACATTTGATACATACTCGCATGACTCTGGAGAGTGTGGTTGTTCGACAGGTCGAAATCGTGAGCCTTTGTTTGCCTGGTCAGGCGATACGGATAAAATGCTCGTGCAGCATACGGATGGACTAAACGTTCACTTTAACGTGGAAGATCCTGAAGTAAATGCTTATTATGTCACGGTTCAGGATGGGGCAACGATTCGGAATCGTGGATTCTCAGACTCTAACCAGTATTGTGCCATGTCCATCAAGCAGGGTGAAACATATGACTTTACCGTATGGGCAAAAGCAGAATTGGCAGGAACGATCACTGTTCAATTGCAGGATAGAGAAGACACTTCCATCAGTGATTCGGTAACGTTACATGTTGAAGGCGGAAACACATGGAAGAAATACGGCTTGTCACTTACCGGAACGGAAACTGTACTTGGTCAATTGGCACTTACGTTTGCAGGTGATATCTCTGTCGATATGGTGTCCTTAGTGCCTCAGAATGTATGGGGATCTGATCCGACAGAAGAAGGGATATCCGCTACAGCACATGCCAACTACACAGGTAATCCGAACTATCGATTGAGAAAAGATCTAATTCAGGCACTCGCAGATCTGCATCCAAAGTTCCTTCGTTTTCCGGGAGGATGTATCTCGGAAGGGTCCTTCATATGGGACAACGTATATGATTGGAAGGATTCTGTAGGACCAGTTGAGCTGCGCAAAGAGAATTATAATGTCTGGGGTTACATGATGACGATGGGGCTTGGTTATATGGAGTACTTCCAGTTGGCGGAGGATCTGAATGCTGCTCCGGTTCCAGTGATGGCTTGCGGTGTGTTATGTCAGGCACGTTCGGATTATGCTCATCCTGCGGGTGGCGCATTAAGGGATTATTATATCCGCAACTTCACAGACCTGATCGACTTTGCGCTAAGTACAGATTTTGAACACAACGAATGGGCGGGGGTACGAAGCCAGATGGGACATCCTGAACCGTTTGATCTTCGTTATCTCGGCGTAGGTAATGAGAACTGGGGCACTGAATTTTTTGCCAACTTCGAAGTATTCAAACGTTCGATAGATGACTACATGAAACAGAACTACCCTGATCATGAACTGCACATTATCTCGACAGTTGGTGCTCAGGCGGATGATAATGCGTACCAGGAAGGATGGAAATTCCTCAGTGGGAACCTCACCGGGTCAGCTCAAGTGGCTTTTGCCGATGGTACTGAGGTGATTGAGGAGACGGTAACCTGGTATGAAAATCAGGACAATTATATGGACACCATCGCAGATGAGCACTACTACCGCTCCAATGAATATTTGCTGAATAACGTAGATCGATACAACTATTATGACCGGGCTTATCATGAAGATGGAAGTATCGATTGGAAAGAAACATCCAAAGTGTTTGTTGGAGAATATGCTTCCACGGACAAAAACACGCTGGCAGGAGCGGTCGCAGAAGCTGCGATCATGACCGGATTTGAAAATAATGCAGACGTTGTTCGTTTGGCTGCCTATGCGCCATTGTTCAACAAAGTACTAACGGACGGTACCTATCGCTGGACGCCAGACTGCATCTGGTTTGATGATGAAACAGTATGGTATACACCGAATTATTATGTACAGCAGCTTTTTGCAAAATATGTAGGGGATCAGGTGCTTGAAACTTCATTCTCCACCTATAGCAAAGGTAAACCGCTGAGTCTTATTCCGCGTGGCGGCATCGAAATTGCAACAGGGAATGCAGAGATTGTGGTGAAACGAGTCACAGTCACGTCCAATGTGGATGGCAGTTTGATGTTTGATGAAGATTTCAGGGAACGTACAGAGCCTAGTGAGGCATGGATTCCAATTCCTGGATCGGAAGGATATACGTTAAACGCAGGAAGAGGGCTCAGCCTGAGCGCACAAACTAGTGGATTGAATGGACTGTACCTGCTGAATGACGAATGGACCAACTACAAGGTGCACGTTGAGGCGGAAAGAATTTCAGGTGAGGATGGTTTTTACATCGGTGTGGGGCTGACGGATATCTCGCCCGAGAACAAGGATGTCATTGAGTACGCAATCAGTTACGGCGGGAATGCAACAGGAGTGAAGGTGTACAAACAAGGGATTGAAGGTTATACACTGGGAGACTATTCATCCAGCTCGGCAGCAGGTAACCTGAGAGCGGCCAATTATGAACCACTCGAGAATGGGACCGATTATACAATCACGGTTAACTATGGTGGGGATACAGGAAAAAATCTGATTTGTTCCTATACAGACGGACGTAATATCAGCAAGGTTCTGGATTACAAGTTGGAAGCTTACAACCGGGAAGTATTCCACTCTGTTACGAAAGATGAACGTCATGTGTATGTGAAACTGGTCAATGCAGATGGTGTAGATAAATCAACCTGGATTTGCCTTCAGGATCTGAAGGTTGATGCTTCAGCCAGACTGATCACACTTACTGGAGAAGATCATTTGGTACATATTCCAAATGTGAATCAGAAGAATGATGAGAAAGTGATTCCCCAAGAACAGCAGATAAAATTGAATGGTGAATCAGTGATCGTTGGTTTGTCAGCTCATTCGGTAAATGTTCTTATTATGGATCTTCTGTAA
- a CDS encoding helix-turn-helix domain-containing protein, translated as MKNINSILAQNLKQLREQRKLSLDKVAEMTGISKTMLGQIERGESNPSIATVWKIANGLKTSFTALIHEPKSDTTVVTGDDIQVLMEDEGKVRIYPHFPFEEGRRFEIYMMEMDLKSELNAEPHIEGAEEFITVFEGEVTIRVGAEDYTVSSGESIRFGADKPHAYVNSGAKTNKLNMVIHYSK; from the coding sequence TTGAAAAACATTAATAGTATTCTTGCTCAGAACCTGAAACAGCTTAGGGAACAAAGAAAACTTAGTCTGGACAAGGTCGCCGAAATGACTGGTATTAGCAAGACCATGCTTGGTCAGATTGAACGTGGTGAATCCAATCCATCCATTGCAACTGTATGGAAGATTGCTAATGGCCTGAAAACCTCCTTCACTGCTTTGATCCACGAGCCGAAGTCAGATACTACCGTTGTTACGGGGGATGATATTCAAGTATTGATGGAGGATGAGGGAAAGGTTCGGATTTATCCGCATTTTCCTTTTGAAGAGGGGCGTCGTTTTGAAATATATATGATGGAGATGGATCTTAAGTCTGAGTTGAATGCTGAACCGCATATCGAAGGTGCGGAAGAATTTATTACGGTCTTTGAAGGTGAAGTTACGATTCGAGTAGGGGCGGAAGATTATACGGTGAGTTCAGGGGAGTCGATCCGTTTTGGAGCGGACAAGCCTCACGCCTATGTTAACTCCGGTGCTAAGACAAACAAATTAAACATGGTCATTCATTATTCGAAGTGA
- a CDS encoding potassium channel family protein — MKKQFMVLGLGRFGSSLTHTLIKNGHEVLAVDKSETLVQEISTVATHAVQADCTDKSVLMELGASNFSHAIVAIGEDLQASILTTLLLKELNVPKVTAKAKNDNHGSVLSKIGADQIVYPERDMATRLGNQLSSDNIIDSIELSSDYNLVEIKAPLSMNQKTLLELNIRAEYGCTVIAIKTGNNLNISPMAEDTVRAGDMLLLIGSNDDIRNLESDYEPKR, encoded by the coding sequence ATGAAAAAACAATTTATGGTACTTGGTCTTGGACGATTCGGTTCAAGCTTGACACACACACTCATTAAAAATGGGCATGAAGTGCTCGCTGTAGACAAAAGCGAAACTCTTGTTCAGGAGATTTCAACGGTGGCAACCCATGCGGTGCAAGCAGATTGCACTGACAAATCAGTCCTTATGGAGCTTGGGGCAAGCAACTTTTCACACGCTATTGTCGCGATCGGCGAAGATCTGCAAGCAAGTATACTAACCACTTTGTTATTGAAAGAACTTAATGTGCCCAAAGTAACAGCCAAAGCAAAAAATGATAACCATGGCAGTGTGCTTAGCAAGATTGGTGCGGACCAGATCGTTTATCCTGAACGTGACATGGCCACAAGGCTGGGAAATCAGCTTAGCTCAGACAACATTATTGATTCCATTGAATTGTCTTCAGATTATAATCTGGTCGAGATCAAAGCTCCCTTAAGTATGAATCAGAAGACTTTGCTAGAACTCAATATTCGGGCTGAATATGGATGTACGGTTATCGCCATCAAAACAGGGAATAACCTAAATATCTCACCCATGGCGGAAGACACAGTCCGTGCGGGAGATATGCTCTTGTTAATAGGTAGTAACGATGACATTCGAAATCTGGAGAGCGATTATGAGCCAAAGAGATAA
- a CDS encoding TrkH family potassium uptake protein produces MSQRDKRVMGTPTLTNIESIVNKLKNNMSPPQLIMMIFFTLIWIGAILLALPISSSTGNSIGLLDALFTATSAICVNGLIVLDTGSVFSTFGQVIIMILIQVGGLGFMTLGVMVAIILGKRIGLKQRLLIQQATNTSSAQGLVKLSMYIVLIAFAFEALATVVLTLRWQSDLGWGQAFYYAIFHSISAFNNAGFSLWSDSLTPFVGDPIVNLTVITLFIIGGLGYIVVVDVFRKRSWRKLSLHSKIVLIGSFSLYLFGFITIFLLESWNPSTFADLSYSERIWASLFQGTAPRSSGFNTIDIGSMLATSQFFIIILMFIGASSGGTGGGIKINTFVVLVLATIQTFRGGGQIHAFERKIAEETVMRALAVVLSSLAFVLGISILLSISEGILENHFLDVLFEATSAFSTTGLSMGLTSELSVTGKIIVSITMFAGRLGPLTLAFALAQKKRTSKIGYAEDHVLIG; encoded by the coding sequence ATGAGCCAAAGAGATAAACGCGTGATGGGAACTCCGACTCTGACAAACATTGAATCGATTGTAAACAAGTTGAAAAATAATATGAGCCCTCCACAACTCATCATGATGATCTTCTTCACTCTCATCTGGATCGGAGCCATATTGCTTGCACTGCCGATATCTTCAAGTACCGGGAATTCCATCGGTTTACTTGATGCCTTGTTCACAGCAACCTCCGCTATATGTGTAAATGGGCTGATTGTCTTGGATACAGGGAGTGTCTTTTCAACATTCGGACAGGTCATCATCATGATTTTAATTCAGGTTGGTGGACTGGGTTTCATGACACTAGGTGTAATGGTTGCCATTATTCTGGGGAAACGGATTGGTTTGAAACAGAGGCTTCTTATTCAACAAGCCACCAATACCTCCTCTGCTCAAGGTCTGGTTAAGTTATCCATGTATATTGTACTTATAGCCTTTGCTTTTGAAGCTCTGGCTACCGTGGTTCTTACATTGCGCTGGCAGAGCGATTTGGGATGGGGACAAGCTTTCTATTACGCCATATTCCATTCCATCTCTGCCTTCAATAATGCGGGTTTCTCTCTTTGGAGTGATAGCCTTACTCCATTTGTTGGTGACCCGATTGTTAATCTTACAGTCATTACGCTCTTTATCATTGGCGGCTTAGGTTATATTGTGGTTGTGGATGTATTCCGCAAACGTTCATGGAGAAAGCTCTCCCTTCATTCAAAAATTGTGTTAATCGGTAGTTTTTCTCTGTACTTGTTTGGATTTATCACCATTTTTTTACTCGAGAGTTGGAATCCTTCTACGTTTGCTGATTTATCTTACAGTGAACGTATATGGGCTTCTCTATTTCAGGGTACTGCTCCTCGAAGCTCTGGATTCAATACCATTGACATTGGAAGTATGTTGGCCACATCCCAATTTTTCATTATTATCCTAATGTTCATTGGGGCTTCTTCCGGCGGAACAGGTGGAGGAATTAAAATCAATACTTTTGTGGTCCTTGTTCTTGCGACCATACAAACATTTCGGGGCGGCGGACAGATTCATGCTTTTGAGCGTAAAATTGCAGAAGAAACAGTAATGCGTGCACTCGCTGTTGTCTTAAGTTCTCTCGCCTTTGTGCTTGGGATCTCCATTCTGCTATCCATATCCGAAGGCATTCTTGAAAATCATTTTCTGGATGTTCTGTTTGAAGCCACTTCAGCATTTAGCACCACTGGACTCTCGATGGGTCTGACAAGTGAGTTGAGTGTTACCGGTAAAATTATAGTCTCTATTACGATGTTTGCAGGACGATTGGGACCCTTAACTCTGGCTTTTGCACTGGCTCAGAAGAAACGCACATCCAAAATCGGTTATGCAGAGGACCATGTCCTTATTGGTTAA
- a CDS encoding LysE family transporter, giving the protein MNIIPLVTYAIIASFTPGPNNIISMTHARNKGFRKTLPFISGVAAGCLLIMFLSSYFNLILHQYIPKITPVLNLLGCGYMLYLAIKIMRSKPADTEENTVNHYSFLFGFTLQFINPKVILYGLTAISVFVLPLGQSHVQLIVFSLLLTFIGISANMTWAFGGMLFQSFLLRYERPVNIVMGIMLIYSALSILM; this is encoded by the coding sequence ATGAACATTATACCTTTAGTGACCTATGCAATCATTGCTTCATTTACACCCGGACCCAACAATATCATTTCCATGACGCATGCAAGAAATAAGGGTTTCCGCAAGACCCTTCCGTTTATTAGTGGAGTTGCAGCCGGCTGCCTGCTTATTATGTTTCTGTCCAGTTATTTCAACCTTATTCTTCATCAATATATCCCCAAGATCACACCCGTTTTGAACCTGTTGGGATGTGGGTACATGCTTTACCTGGCAATCAAAATTATGCGAAGCAAACCTGCAGATACGGAAGAAAACACAGTGAATCATTATTCATTTCTATTTGGGTTCACCCTGCAATTCATTAATCCCAAAGTCATTCTGTATGGACTTACGGCCATATCCGTTTTTGTTCTGCCTCTTGGGCAATCCCATGTTCAACTCATCGTATTTTCCCTGCTTCTCACCTTTATCGGGATTAGCGCCAATATGACCTGGGCGTTCGGTGGCATGTTATTCCAGAGCTTTCTATTGCGATACGAACGTCCAGTTAATATCGTGATGGGTATAATGTTAATCTACAGTGCCCTATCGATCCTGATGTAA
- a CDS encoding MBL fold metallo-hydrolase → MTKYENQLPTSAGMNFKSLISILRDSMRGNVERRPSGTMPMEICEPAEIFSASDNPQVTWFGHSAFLLEIEGHRLLFDPMLGNRPSPVSWVGTKRYSTNLPIQPKDFPTLDAIIISHDHYDHLDYDSIRRLKDKTKRFIVPLGVRRRLIQLGVPSEQITEHNWWDELSFKGLTLACTPARHFSGRGLFDRNSTLWCSWVIAGQHTKVFFSGDSGYGPHFKEIGSKYGPFDLTLMECGQYDERWSNIHMMPEETVQAHLDVGGKLLIPIHWAAFTLAYHAWNEPVERITKAAHTMNVKIATPKIGEKVVLHTEDYPTHPWWRPGLG, encoded by the coding sequence ATGACAAAATACGAAAATCAGCTCCCGACATCAGCCGGCATGAACTTCAAGTCCCTGATCAGTATATTGAGAGATTCCATGCGTGGCAATGTAGAGCGGAGGCCATCTGGCACGATGCCTATGGAGATATGTGAACCCGCTGAAATCTTTAGTGCATCCGATAATCCACAGGTTACATGGTTCGGACATTCGGCTTTTTTACTCGAAATTGAAGGGCACAGGTTGCTCTTTGATCCGATGCTGGGCAATCGTCCATCCCCCGTGTCTTGGGTGGGTACCAAACGTTACAGCACCAATCTACCAATTCAACCGAAGGATTTCCCAACGCTGGATGCAATTATTATATCGCATGACCATTATGATCATCTGGATTATGACTCCATTCGCAGATTAAAGGATAAAACAAAGCGATTTATCGTGCCGCTTGGCGTCCGTCGTCGGCTGATTCAACTGGGTGTGCCTTCGGAACAGATTACCGAGCACAACTGGTGGGATGAGTTATCGTTCAAAGGTCTAACATTGGCTTGCACGCCAGCAAGACATTTCTCGGGCAGAGGATTATTCGACCGTAATTCTACCTTATGGTGTTCGTGGGTTATCGCTGGACAACATACCAAGGTGTTCTTTAGTGGGGACAGCGGATACGGTCCTCATTTCAAGGAAATTGGCAGTAAATACGGTCCATTTGACCTGACCTTGATGGAATGTGGGCAATATGACGAGCGTTGGTCCAACATTCACATGATGCCGGAAGAAACGGTACAAGCACATTTGGATGTAGGAGGTAAGTTGCTCATCCCGATTCATTGGGCCGCATTTACGCTGGCCTATCATGCTTGGAATGAACCGGTCGAGCGGATTACCAAAGCTGCACATACTATGAATGTTAAGATTGCAACACCTAAAATTGGCGAGAAGGTTGTACTTCATACGGAGGATTATCCTACACATCCATGGTGGAGACCGGGGTTAGGGTAA